The sequence below is a genomic window from Monodelphis domestica isolate mMonDom1 chromosome 2, mMonDom1.pri, whole genome shotgun sequence.
gcCTCAAATTGGATTCCAGTTATATTATCTAGGCTGATGCTACCATCAAGTAttttagaaaaaatcaaaataaaggcTTCTTCAGCCCTCTTCAGTTTTTACAAATGATGCCTGGTGTACATTGTGGCTAAACGTGATTATGTATACAACCTAGAAACACTCTGTAGATGTTTGTCTATGTCAGCAGTTATAAGAAAAGAGTGTTACTAGTCTCCAGGTACTTTTGTTAGATTGTCCactaaaataagaattttattttattttttattactagtTGAAGTTTAGTTAATGACATTAGTTGGAATATTAGAATAGTCATCCTACTGAGGAGTGTTTTCAGACATGTAGACAGTGGAAAGTCGTTTAATATTTTTCAACTAAATTTGCTCTCCAGTTGAAAGTTGGGGCCCACTGGAACTTGATCTAGATTAATTATCTACTCCTTGAAGGACATGTGGTCTGTAGCTAATTAATAGATTAAGTTTATCCCTATTCACAGTTTACTGAAGCACCTAATATTGTAGAAGTATGAAATGCAACTCTAGAAAAATTAGGCACACAAAGGAACTAAGAATTCTAAATAGACAGTGGTACATTTTATTAGGcaagatttttttaagttcactatatatatatatatacatatatattacataaatttaaatttttaattttaaattacaaCAAATTATGGATTTGTTTATGATTATGGAGCTAATTCTAGGCTTATCCCTTCCCATTGACTCTAGGATCTAAAGTGGATTGCCTCTATtgcaaagaattaaaagaataataGAGTTGAATGGCACTTCAGAGATAACTAAcaaatcacttttattttaaagatgaggaaactaaggcttggcAAAGTTAAGTGGTTTTACCTAAGATGATAAAACTACTAAATATACTGAATTGAGAACAGAGTACAGTGTTTCTTTTCCACAATGttcaattctctttccattatattatacTTCTTATATAACCAATTGAATAACCAACAGCAGAAGAttttcatttaatgtttttcttctcttggcCAAACTAGTAACATTGATGAAAGACAATGATATCAGGTATGACAGAAGACAAatttcttagaatcatagaatcttagtaTTCCAGAGGACCTCAGAGACCTCAACTAACCCAACTTCTCAATTTTGTCTACACGACAGTGATGATAAACCTCTCTACTACCACACCCAAGACAACATTTTATTATGGAATATATCTAATTGTTATGAAATTTTTCCCTATGTCAAGTCCATATCTCCTTCCCtaccattttgtttgtttattcatttttacattaaaattctcaagtATCTTCCACCTTCCCTCCCTTCACAGCACTAGTGAAGgcatcatttcagaaaaagatatgtacaCATAAAACTGTCTTACTTGTTTCCATTTATTACTTCTTTCGCTGGAAGTGGAGATactcaagtcattcttcaatcaatatttcttttgctgtttaaaatattctctttattctgcttgtttcactctccataatttcatgtaggtctttccatgttttgtaAAATTAacctcctcatcatttcttagaacacagtagtattccattacaatcacttTTACTTCTTGGTCTTAGATCTTCCCACCAAAACCTCATAGTCATTCTAATATTCATtctacattttttatatttgaacatATCTCCCATTTCCtctctaaatcttttcttcttgtgAACCTAATTCCTTCAATCAATCATCATATTAGCTTGGTTTTTAATTGCAACACCATCCAGATAATTCTTTTTGACATGGATGCTCTCTGGCTTGTCAATGATTCTTCTATAGGCGCCAAAATGGAAACAATAGTTCAGACATGATCTAATCAAAGCAGAGTCCATTTAGCGTAATGGAAAGAGTGATGGATCTAAAATCAgaaagcttgagttcaaatccagatcagCTACCTGTAGGATctcaggcaagttatttaacatctgTGGATATCAAtttcaatatttataaaatgaggaaccCAGACTAGGTGACAATagagacaccccccccccaacccaggtctaaatctctgatccaaTGACAATGGAATTGTCTCCTCCCTCATTCTACCTAGGAGATCCCAAAAGTCATACtgaaattttaaactttaatagcataaaacttcactaagacttttcAGACACCTTGTATGTAATACTCTAATTACTAATACTGCCTAGGAATGCAATGATTTCATAACTGCCACATTATACTGTTGACTCAAATGAGTTTATGGTACTCTAAAATTCCTAGAATTTTGCCAATTGGTTCCTCTATCTGTAATACTGAATAAAATATTCTCTTCAATTTACTTGGTCTTCTTCTGTTCTTTGCTGGAAACTAAATCATATTCTGTTCATTTTGAGCCATTATAGAAGACATGAAGTATCTCTTGTCATACCCAAGTAATATACTCTTTTCAAAGAAGGCTATGATTTTGTTGAttgctaggcttggaatcaggaagatctagattCTATCTTGGACACTTTCTTGCTGGCTTTATGGCTTTGCTTGTTATAAGTAACTCAACCTCAATGTTCTCAATTATGAACTAAAGATAATAATAGGATTTAACTCGGGGTTAgtgtgaaaatcaaataatatttaaaacactttacatatttaAAGAAGGTATGTGtgtcaactattattattgttatcatttttgGTATTATTAGTACATTTAGTTCTCCCTCCAGTCACCTTCCCTAAGACTTTACTACTCAACCAAACCAACTTCTGGTTTCATTTTCCCCTGAGAATATATCCTTTCCTTTAACTAGTATCATATTGAAGAATACCTCAATAATAAACAGGTAAGTTTAATTCTATATTCAGAGTCTTTTTACAACTATTCATGTACTATGTGTTCCAAAAAACATTAAAACTGAATgacaatttttcatttcttaccgCCTTGTCTAAAGCTCCATCATTGCACAGGATTAAGATGAAATCCTGCCCCTATGTATCTGGGTTtggctgcctttttttttttgcttgtttgtttgtttgtttgtttttccttcataTTATATTCTGGTATGTATTAGTCCTTTGGGTTGCAAGATTAAACTCTTGAATGTGAAGGAATATTATGGTCTCTAAAATCATTGCCTTGGGTACCACTTGCCAATTTCTGCCTCTTATGTTGTAATATCTGCTCTATCCTCTGACTTCATTAGGCAAGTGGGCTTTGGTATGAAAGATCAGGAGAATTTTCAGTTGTTTTACCGAATTATCTATACTCTGTGATGATGTGAATTCAATGTCCAATGGACCCACAGCCACAAAATTACAAAGCTCCTTAATAGTCACAAATATCACTGGTTTCATGCTTTATGTTAAAGGTTccagattttatttctttctggaaTGTAATAAGTCATTAGAGTTCATATACTGAGAGATGGAAAAGGCCACTTCATTTTAAAAGTAAGGAAATCAGGGCCCAAAATGGTTAAGTAATAATATACACAAACAATATAAGGAAGGTCAGCATTCAAACTCATATCTTCTGATTCAAGATCCAACATTCTTTTCACTGTACTATGCTGACTCAATTGTATTTGGTATATTAGGGTTCTAGTTTGTGATGATGAAGAAATGCcaaacatttttcacatgaattCAAGTGATCTGTTAACATTTCTTATGTGACTGTTGTTAAAAGTGATATCTTGTAtgcagaaataaacaaaataaacatgTGGGATTATAAGCAACAGACACAAATTGGTCAAGATCAGATGAAATATAAACTGGTAAAGAGAGTACACTGAGTACAGAGCAAGGTGCTAACATTACCCaaagaatatggaaaatattGAGAAGATTCTTGTCTtcaatttgaatgaatgaatgaaacctaagtatttaaattattaaaaggtaAACAGATGTCAGTGGTACTAAATTCATGACTATTAGGCATCCTGGCAAAATGAtgcaaagtagaaagaaaagaataaaatagtaaactgaagaaaaatttttctagggggaaaaaattacatGAAGCATGTACTAAATTAAGTGTAAGTCTgtggtattttcctttttataaaaaaagaagcaaattgtTCCATCCAAACACCATTGAATCAAATTTGAACTTCCTAAAAATTTATCAGCTGATAAACCAGGATTTAAGTTCAAGGATACATTCCATTCCTAaccctcatttttttcctttacaacttttggaaataaattttctttagCACTGCAATTCCTCAAACACAGTCTTTTAGGGAAAAAGCAAATAGTTTGGAAACAAGCAAATTAGACAAATTCTTCCTGTCCTTTAAAAGGAAGGTAAGAACTTTAGAAAATCATCTTAACTCTTTCTGACCATGAATATAGCAATTAAGGCCCTAACACAGTCATGTCAAAGATGTGGCCCTAGAAAGTACAAATGAGATTCCAAGGCATTTAGATagaataatttgtttcctttctcatAAGGATGAAAAATAATCCAAGCATGTTTAACTTAGTGTGtgctctctttcattctttctccaagAGAAGAAAGGACTTTCTGAATTAAAGtgacttttttcttctgtaatatgTCTTTTCTGAGAGAACCTAATGCATTAAGCACTTCAATAATTTGTAGTTCATCTGATTTGTTCAACagactttctttttccattttttgagtcagaattgatacaaataagtgcaaaaaaagattctttttcaATGTTTCTGGATCAGTCTGTATCAAGATTCTCAACCTTTTACAGTTTTGCCTTCAGATGGATGCCCATGTCTTCTAGCTTCAAAAATAGGATTAGAGGATGATagttttaaaactggaaggaaccacatagcaaataaagaaactgaatccCAGATAGCTTTAGGTAACAGTAAGTAACAATACTGGGGCAGCAGCCCAAATCATCTCTCATTCCACTTCATAGCACAGCATAAAATCATTATCAATATGTATGTCCTCCTTAGTCTTCAACAGAAGGGTCCAAATAGATCCTCATGGGGCTGATGACAACAGGGACAATTACTGGTTATCTAAGGAAAATTAATTGCTAAGCAAGACAGCCAAACTCTGGAATAacgtttcttttcttctttgtggaaattgctctttctctatttcatgGTGTTGAAGAAACATCAAAGGGAGAAGTTTAGAAATCCATGAAGAGTAATACCAGCTAGCCTATGGTGTCTAAATATTGGGAAGAACAGAACACAAGGAAAACCTAAAGATAAAGTCCTGAAAAACATGATCTTTTGTATACCTGAAACTTTAGTGCTATTAGTTACTCATAATCTGTTGGCCAGTCTTCAATGTACATCAGTAatcagtcaataagaatttattaaacaactaTGTTTAATATGCTATGTGCCAGAAGCTGTGCTAAATACTGgacatacaaaaatgaaatatctgcTTAGGGTGACTAATATTCTATCaagggagaaaatatgcaaatatacaaatacataaaaaataagtGTGAATAACTTTGGGAACAAGGGTACTATGGATGAATCAAGAATGAtttcatataaaagaaaataatttaatatgtatatcatagctatttttttccattccagTCCAGACCATCATTGGCACATTTAGGTCTCAATAAGCATATATGCTTTACAAAGTATTGGcaaatgttcattttttatagCTGTGCTAGTCTAAAAATAACTACTTCAGCTTTCATGTCTTATCAGGACTTAGAGAAAAGGGACAACTCAAAAGAAAAGTAGTTTGCTTGCAAGTCACTGAGGAAATGTTTAACAGGCCTGCTGGGTGTCCTCTTAATGCTGTCTTGGATGTCTGATTAAATTATAGTACTTTATATGCTACAGTCTCGGGTCATTTGTGCATAAAGACAAAAGCAACTTCAACTTGATATTTCTGTCATCCCTGCTGTGGGAAGAGTCCCTTTCCTGGTTTATAACATCAATCACTCATGCCCATAAATCTTAATGGTGGATATGGTCATTTAAATCTCCACCTGcacaaacaacagaaaataagAGAGTCCATAAATCTCTGTGCTAGTGATTAACAAATTTTGGATCCACTGGCAGAGATGTTATAGTTAGGAGggtagaggggaaagggggaggaagaaatgCACTAATTCATTAATAAAGACCGATATGCTGACAATTTGTTTAGTTTACAGCACAGGAGAAAAGCAAACAGGGCAGTGCTAGCAAAACAAAACGTTAGAGGTTAGTGAATTCCCAGCTGAGTCCAGGATTTAGATATGATAACCTAACGTTCTTATCCTATTGAAAAAGGGGTACTATCTGAATCAAATGCTAAAATGCTACTTTCAAGCTTAAGTCCAGTctctttacaaaaatatgaaagaaagccTGTGGAAGAACAGGTAAGAAAAgagttctaatttcttttcttagtTTTACTTCCTTTCAATCAGTTCTcttgtacttttttttcttttcgaACAGAATTAACAGAGATGATTCTCTTCATGTGGTAAAGAATCATTTCTCCCCAAAGGATTAGCTAGGCTAGTGAGGAACTTCCACATAGTATATTCTGACGATCAAGGAGCTTGCTGACAATTTGGAGTAGTTTTCTAGTTCTAAACCAGGAAGGAAACTCACTGGCAGAACTTGGCCTCTAGGTGGAGATCATCTGTGGGTGAAGAATACTTCATAACCCAGGAGGAGTTGGGGGTTGTAGAATAGAGAAGCAGATCAAAAAAACGCCCCTGGCCCAGGAGATGTCTTAATAAAGAATACAGCCCTTAGTAGAGAAATTGACTTTGTTATTACATACCCATCCAAGCAAGGTACAAATGCAGTAATACGTTAATAACCCAGTTATCTAGCTTCCCCCCCCATTGTGTACATATGTAggcttgtgtgtgtatgtgtgtgtgtgtaacttgaTGATTTTGTGGTGCCTTTGATGTCTTCCATAGTATCCAGGTATACTAAACAGTATttgcattttctcttcttcctcaggaAAGATTTTGTTTTCCAAAGAATCATTCAAATTTTCAAACAGGTAAAGTCCTATAAGTCCTGTTTTTTGAGAGTAAAGTAAGTGAGAGAGGGATATGCTTCTCTTAATTTAATTCAGGAAAACACAAGTTGAAATAATATACTAGAGCCCTCGAATTTCATACCAGATCTCTGGAGGAATAAATTTGGCTGCTGCAAGTCTTTTTTATCCACAAGTTGTTGGGGTGGGTTTTGTTGGAATTTGGGGGGGAGTTAAAGGGGAATGCATTATTTGGACTTGGAGGAAGGAGACAGAACAACTAGAGAATGTGCTCTAAAACATCCTTTTCCTCAAATCTGCCAACAAGACCCCTAAGGTTCTTTCTAGTCTTAAATCTCTCTATGCTCTATGAATCCTTTTGAGTTTGGAAGGAAAAGATGAATGGGTAGGTGCTAGCCACTAGAAGGGGATTGAGGCCAGGGCTGATTTGAGGCTGGCAGAGACAAGAAAGTATCTAGGAATGCATGCTGCCTATTTCAGTGGATATGATTTAAATGATAAGTTGGGAATGATTGGCCTATGTGGGGTTGTGTGTTCCTCTCCTGTTGTGTACTGGGTTTGTGAGTGTGGTTGTGGCCGAGGCTGAGCCCCTCCCCTGGGCTGCTAGGATCCGCCTCCCTATTCCCCAGATAAATTACTAGTGTCCACCAAATTCCTCagctctctctctcacacacacacaccactacGGGTCACAGTctacagggggtgggggagagccTTAGCCTCTTCAGCAAGAACACTCAGGATCCCCCTTCCAACTGAACTACTgaaggggaagggggtgggaccCCAAATAGCACCCCAAACCTATCCAGACTGCAATAATTACTACTTTGCACTTTggggaatctctctctctctctctctctctctctctctctctctctctctctctctctctctctctctctctctcctcttccctcttccctctttctcttccttcctcctcctcctcctttccctctcccccattcTTTCTCTGTCCCCTCTCCCCCAGCCATGTCCACTGGTTCCCTCAGTGATGTGGAAGATCTTCAGGAGGTGGAAATGTTGGAATGCGACAGCCTGAAAATGGATTCTAACAAGGAATTTGGGACttcaaatgaaagtaatgaagaGAGTTCTAACTGCGAACATGGGTCTCCCCAAAAGGGCAGGGGAGGCTCTGGCAAGAGAAGGAAAGCACCCACCAAGAAAAACCCTCTGAATGGGGTCAGCCAGGAAGGGAAGCAAGTCCAACGAAATGCGGCCAATGCCAGGGAGCGGGCCAGGATGCgggtcctaagcaaggctttctCCAGGCTCAAGACCACCTTGCCCTGGGTCCCTCCAGACACCAAGCTTTCCAAACTGGACACTCTGAGATTGGCTTCCAGTTATATCGCTCACCTGAGGCAGATCCTGGCCAATGACAAGTACGAAAACGGTTACATCCATCCTGTCAATCTGGTAAGTTACTGTTCGGTGCCTCTCCAACTGGTCAACCCAATTCCTTTGCCCTCTCTTcgccttccccctccccacccagtTCATCCATACGCATGGGCACACCCGGTGCACATGGAAATGTATGTGTGACCACTTACACTCCACCAAATGGGACAGTCACCGAGACACCTCCCGAGGCAGGGACCTTTCCTGGAATACTGGCCTAATGCTCCAGTTGTCTGGTCTCCTTCAACCTCGGTGCAACCTCACAGGGCCTCCTCACTCCCCTCCCAACCCACGTAGCGGAGTTGATTTATACTGCCGTTTAACGTGGCAGCCCAATTAGGGGTTTGCAAGTCTATTAATCTAGTGAAGGGGAGGGAGCCTGGGCTTTAGTACAGGCCAGGAGCAGAGGGGCTAGCATCAGACACAGGGGAAGATTGGCAAGAAGCATAGGGAGAGGTCAGACGCCCAGAggagtgtttctttttttttttcctccacaaaaCTGGAAAGGATTCCCTCGTATCTATCGCTCCCTCCCCCAGCTAAATCCACTGTAAACTAAAGATTCTCTTTGCCTTTTTGTATTTGCTTTCACAATGATTcttttaacaaatgttttttctAGTACTGAGTTTCCCCAAATCTTGTTTTCTGGAATTTGACTCTTAAAAGTGAAAATTGAACGGCATATGTCTTTACCAAGTGTGAATATTCTAAGATGTGTGCACACCAGAAGCCAGGTATCTGTAACCAAACATTCTTCAGCCGCCAAAAACCGACATCTTATCGTTATATCCCCATTTCAAAATTCCAACAGCTCTCTCCAGCGCAGCCCAATCAAAAAGGTGTTTCTCGTGGAGCACTTAGGATCTTCTTGACTTCTAAGTAAAGTCaagatcttaaaaataaaacagtttaaaaacaaaagtttgacaaaattctgtttcctcattctTGTACCGTTTAAGGAAAGTGCTCAGATTCTGTTATTTTGTAATTAAGTTGCTTATTTTAAAACTCCCAGAAcctaaagaaagagaataaacaaCTGCTATCTCCTCTGTTTTTCTGTGATAAGAATGTGAGATTTTCCTCCGAAAAATCGGCTTCTTATCAGTCTGCATTCATTAAGAGAAGATTCTTCTTTAGCACGCATGGATAGCACCGCAGCTCCACAACCTCAAGCCTTGAGCTTGGAGTGAAAGAGAGAATTTTACTTGTGAGTCTCTTTCAACTAAAGgatgtttgttttttctaaacaacaacaacaacaaaaacctagaAAAGTCAGTTTAAATCATCTGAgtataaaatgagagcattaaTATTGCAGTCTTCCTTTTGATATCAATCTTAAGCCAGAGTTTATTATTAAatcagaagagggaggaaagaggagaaagtggtTTTCCTAGCTCATTCTGGGGTTTCCTCTTTATCTTCATAGTTGTTATTGGTCTGATTTAGGAGTTCATTAAAAATCAATAGGTGGCAAATATTTTGCCAACCTATCCAAATGATGCATACAACAAGAGTCAACTTTCTAAGAAGGGGTAGTTGCTTTATAACAAGATAGCTAAAGCCTCCATAATAGATAAAAAGCAGAGCAAAgaagcaagaaaggaaaggagCAAGTATCTTGAGGATGGGATATAGAGAAAatggccatttaaaaaaaaataactctaatAGGACATCTAGGTGGCCAGGTGGATAGAGCATCAGTTCTAGAATAAGAAAGAATCATTTTCTTGAACTTAAATCCAGCTGCAGACACTAgcaagttgtgtgactctggacaagtcacttaaccctgtttgccccccAATAAACCTTAACAAGTCTAATCAATTTCAAACTTTGCTAATCTCTCCTCACCTTTCCTCTCCTCTACTTTCCTTTTCCACTTCTCTCTTTCatttgatttccaaatttttaAGAGAGAGGGAGAACTGTGCTGCTGTGGGATATTTTTACTCTGATTTATCAAAAatacacttcatttttttttttgccagtaaaTAGCAGAGATAAGCTTTTCCAactccctccttacctcccttTTTTTAACTACCACCCCCGATCCCATACTCCATCCCGCAACTCCACTACCATCCACCCTCCTGCAACCTCCATCTTTTCCCTAACTGCAGACTTGGCCCTTTATGGTGGCTGGAAAACCAGAGAGTGACCTGAAAGAAGTGGTCAACGCGACCCGCTTGTGTGGAACCACAGCATCCTGATCAAGGAGCTGCGAccctgggaaaagactttctG
It includes:
- the TCF21 gene encoding transcription factor 21 isoform X2; amino-acid sequence: MSTGSLSDVEDLQEVEMLECDSLKMDSNKEFGTSNESNEESSNCEHGSPQKGRGGSGKRRKAPTKKNPLNGVSQEGKQVQRNAANARERARMRVLSKAFSRLKTTLPWVPPDTKLSKLDTLRLASSYIAHLRQILANDKYENGYIHPVNLY
- the TCF21 gene encoding transcription factor 21 isoform X1, whose translation is MSTGSLSDVEDLQEVEMLECDSLKMDSNKEFGTSNESNEESSNCEHGSPQKGRGGSGKRRKAPTKKNPLNGVSQEGKQVQRNAANARERARMRVLSKAFSRLKTTLPWVPPDTKLSKLDTLRLASSYIAHLRQILANDKYENGYIHPVNLTWPFMVAGKPESDLKEVVNATRLCGTTAS